The Leadbettera azotonutricia ZAS-9 genome has a window encoding:
- a CDS encoding ACT domain-containing protein has product MEIKQISVFLENKAGRLGEVTKTLADAGINIRAISLADTADFGILRLIVNKNDEAVKALNAAGFTTRILEVVAVEVEDSPGSLARVMELFQKSKVNIEYLYASLEGKAGKAVVIFKLEDHAKGLELIKQNGLSMAEAF; this is encoded by the coding sequence ATGGAAATAAAGCAGATTTCTGTTTTTCTTGAGAATAAAGCGGGCCGTCTCGGCGAAGTCACCAAAACCCTGGCCGATGCGGGCATCAACATCAGGGCCATTTCCCTGGCCGACACGGCAGACTTCGGCATACTGCGCCTCATCGTCAACAAGAACGACGAAGCCGTCAAAGCCCTGAATGCCGCAGGCTTTACCACGAGGATTTTGGAAGTGGTGGCTGTGGAGGTCGAAGACAGCCCCGGCAGCCTCGCCCGCGTAATGGAGCTTTTCCAGAAATCCAAAGTGAACATCGAATACCTCTATGCCTCCCTCGAAGGCAAAGCCGGAAAGGCCGTGGTCATTTTCAAGCTTGAGGATCATGCCAAGGGTCTTGAGCTCATCAAGCAAAACGGCCTCTCCATGGCCGAGGCCTTCTAG
- a CDS encoding glycogen synthase, which translates to MKILMAASEAVPFAKTGGLADVVSALALALAKQGHEIRIIIPRYYSVDRTRLTALEGALGVPMGGGEEWCEVLTATLPGSPKNNPIEVYFIDHEKYFGRDGIYGIPSEPDFLDNPRRFTFFSRAVFQVCRKTGWFPDVVHAHDWPAALVPVFLKYAERKGGFEKTVSVLTIHNLGYQGIYHKDNYNHTGMGWEIFYNAGFDDWNMMNLLKAGLCSADTINTVSPHYAEETKTQHYGFRLDGILRYRAEDYRGILNGIDTDLWNPRTDKLIPQTYSEKDMAGKLKAKEALQKAYDLPPDPKVPIIGLISRLTGQKGVGELFGPSFGSAYSFCRDMNLQFAILGTGEAWCENELRSLSSRLSNLKAKIGYDESMSHLVEAGSDFFLMPSRYEPSGLNQMYSLNYGTIPIVRNTGGLTDTIENFNQETGAGTGFMFDDPTPNAIYNTVGWAVWAWYNRRPQIEAMRIRGMSQDFSWAKSAKQYIEMYEWTRKKQGITK; encoded by the coding sequence ATGAAGATCCTCATGGCCGCAAGCGAGGCGGTTCCTTTCGCCAAGACAGGCGGCCTTGCGGACGTGGTTTCCGCCCTTGCCCTTGCCCTTGCGAAGCAGGGCCATGAGATACGGATAATCATTCCCCGCTACTACAGCGTGGACAGAACCAGGCTCACGGCCCTGGAAGGCGCCCTCGGCGTTCCCATGGGCGGGGGGGAGGAATGGTGCGAAGTGCTCACCGCCACCCTCCCCGGCAGCCCAAAGAACAATCCCATTGAGGTCTACTTCATCGATCACGAAAAGTATTTCGGCAGGGACGGCATTTACGGCATCCCCTCGGAGCCTGATTTCCTCGACAACCCAAGGCGTTTTACATTCTTTTCAAGGGCAGTTTTTCAGGTTTGCAGAAAGACAGGCTGGTTCCCCGATGTGGTCCACGCCCACGACTGGCCCGCCGCTTTGGTTCCGGTCTTCCTCAAATACGCGGAACGCAAGGGAGGTTTCGAGAAAACCGTCTCGGTCCTGACCATTCACAATCTGGGCTATCAGGGCATATACCACAAAGACAATTATAACCACACCGGTATGGGCTGGGAGATCTTTTACAATGCGGGCTTCGACGACTGGAACATGATGAACCTCCTCAAAGCGGGCCTTTGTTCAGCCGACACCATCAACACTGTCTCGCCCCACTATGCGGAAGAAACAAAAACCCAGCATTACGGCTTCAGGCTGGACGGCATACTCCGCTACCGGGCCGAAGATTACCGGGGCATACTCAACGGCATAGACACGGACCTTTGGAACCCCAGGACAGACAAGCTCATCCCCCAAACCTACAGCGAAAAAGATATGGCTGGAAAACTCAAGGCCAAGGAAGCCCTTCAAAAAGCCTATGATCTCCCCCCTGATCCCAAAGTCCCCATCATAGGACTCATCTCCCGCCTCACAGGCCAAAAAGGGGTGGGCGAGCTTTTCGGCCCCTCCTTCGGTTCAGCCTATTCCTTCTGCAGGGACATGAACCTCCAGTTTGCCATACTTGGCACAGGCGAAGCCTGGTGCGAAAACGAACTCCGCAGCCTGTCTTCAAGGCTTTCCAATTTGAAGGCGAAAATCGGCTATGACGAAAGCATGAGCCACCTTGTCGAAGCAGGAAGCGACTTCTTCCTCATGCCCAGCCGTTACGAGCCTTCGGGCCTCAACCAGATGTACTCCCTCAACTACGGCACCATCCCCATAGTGCGCAACACCGGCGGCCTCACGGACACGATAGAAAACTTCAACCAGGAAACAGGCGCCGGTACGGGCTTCATGTTCGACGATCCCACCCCCAATGCCATCTACAACACCGTAGGCTGGGCCGTCTGGGCCTGGTACAACCGCCGTCCCCAGATCGAAGCCATGCGCATACGCGGCATGTCCCAGGACTTCTCCTGGGCTAAATCCGCCAAACAATATATCGAAATGTACGAATGGACCCGGAAGAAGCAGGGGATAACAAAATAG
- a CDS encoding bifunctional metallophosphatase/5'-nucleotidase, whose product MKSVFKLIAIAALAALLTFPLFAEPAREAPGAAKSYELVLLHTNDHHGALLPNGGKGGLAEVAAYIKAVKATNPQVLLLDAGDINTGSALSNMFAAEPDIFGYNIMGYDAGIFGNHEFDGNQAKLVKQIGQAKFPFVSSNIKTSDGKYLGGNQYLVKKYDGFTVGIFGITTLRTKIIASPDKSLSFINEIDAAREVVNILRNREKVDIVIGVSHIGNVKEAPDHIISPELAAAIPGIDIIVDGHSHTYMEAPIKAGSTYIVSANEWGKYVGHGKLTVQNGKLANFAWKPIEIAPDAEVAKMLAPYIEQASKSLKEVVGQAADTFIFGNRLTRYQETALGNMITDANSWYFKTVYNQTVDFTFHNGGNIRAELPKGPITQELILTILPFENYLFIASLKGQEILELFNFIATIPQGAGGFPQFSKEVRFTIDKTVGDGVIKNLTIGGQPVDPNRTYRFCTNDYILGGGDGYEVMKKAVDPFNTSLLLSYVVGEYIKSEGGTISPALDGRLTVTGGVTP is encoded by the coding sequence ATGAAAAGTGTTTTTAAGTTGATTGCCATTGCGGCGTTGGCAGCGCTGCTGACCTTTCCGCTTTTTGCCGAACCTGCCCGTGAAGCGCCCGGCGCAGCCAAAAGCTACGAACTTGTGCTGCTCCACACCAACGATCACCACGGGGCCTTACTGCCCAATGGCGGCAAAGGCGGGCTGGCTGAAGTCGCAGCCTACATCAAAGCGGTAAAGGCAACCAATCCCCAGGTGCTCCTTCTGGACGCCGGAGACATTAATACAGGCAGCGCCCTTTCCAATATGTTTGCCGCGGAACCTGATATTTTTGGCTACAATATCATGGGTTATGACGCGGGGATCTTCGGCAATCATGAATTCGACGGCAATCAGGCAAAACTGGTCAAGCAAATCGGGCAGGCCAAATTCCCCTTTGTCTCGTCCAATATTAAAACTTCCGACGGCAAGTACCTGGGGGGCAACCAGTACCTCGTAAAGAAGTACGACGGCTTTACCGTGGGTATCTTTGGTATCACTACCCTGCGAACCAAGATCATCGCCAGCCCCGACAAGAGCCTTAGCTTTATCAATGAGATTGACGCTGCCCGTGAAGTGGTAAACATCCTGCGCAACCGGGAGAAGGTGGATATCGTTATCGGGGTTTCCCACATCGGAAATGTAAAGGAAGCGCCGGATCATATCATTTCCCCCGAACTTGCCGCGGCGATTCCCGGCATCGACATCATCGTGGACGGCCATTCCCATACGTATATGGAAGCCCCCATCAAAGCAGGTTCCACTTATATCGTTTCAGCCAATGAATGGGGAAAATATGTAGGCCATGGCAAGCTCACCGTTCAGAACGGCAAGCTCGCCAATTTCGCCTGGAAGCCCATCGAGATCGCCCCTGACGCCGAAGTTGCCAAGATGCTCGCTCCCTACATTGAACAGGCCAGCAAGAGCCTCAAGGAAGTGGTGGGCCAGGCGGCGGATACCTTCATCTTCGGGAACCGTCTTACCCGCTACCAGGAGACTGCCCTTGGGAACATGATCACCGATGCCAACTCCTGGTACTTCAAAACCGTGTACAATCAAACGGTGGACTTTACCTTCCACAACGGCGGCAACATCAGGGCCGAACTCCCCAAAGGTCCTATCACTCAGGAACTGATCCTCACCATACTCCCCTTTGAAAATTATCTCTTTATTGCAAGCCTTAAAGGCCAGGAGATTCTCGAACTCTTCAACTTTATCGCCACTATCCCCCAGGGCGCAGGCGGCTTCCCCCAATTTTCCAAAGAAGTGCGCTTCACCATCGATAAAACCGTAGGCGATGGTGTAATAAAAAACCTCACCATAGGCGGACAGCCTGTTGATCCCAACAGGACGTATCGTTTCTGTACCAACGACTATATTCTGGGGGGCGGCGATGGTTACGAAGTCATGAAGAAAGCCGTAGACCCCTTCAACACGAGCCTGCTTCTTTCGTATGTGGTCGGGGAATACATTAAATCCGAAGGCGGAACCATAAGCCCCGCATTGGATGGAAGGCTGACCGTTACAGGCGGAGTGACGCCTTAA
- the ybaK gene encoding Cys-tRNA(Pro) deacylase, with translation MQKTNAMRLLDAAGIQYTVKEYEVDESDLSAVHAVELLGMPGEQIFKTLVLRGVSGNHFVFCIPAAEELDLKKAARLSGEKKIDLIPIKELQPLTGYVRGGCSPIGMKKTFPTFIEETAELFDYIGISAGIRGCQIFLAPGDFLKFTAAAAADLTVETSKM, from the coding sequence ATGCAAAAGACCAATGCCATGCGGCTTCTTGACGCCGCAGGAATTCAATACACTGTAAAAGAATATGAAGTTGATGAAAGCGATCTTTCCGCTGTACATGCGGTGGAACTTTTAGGCATGCCCGGGGAACAGATATTCAAAACCCTGGTGCTCCGGGGAGTGTCGGGAAATCATTTTGTTTTTTGCATACCCGCAGCGGAAGAACTGGATCTTAAAAAAGCAGCCCGTCTCAGCGGGGAGAAGAAGATCGATCTCATACCCATCAAAGAGCTTCAGCCCCTCACCGGTTATGTGCGGGGCGGCTGTTCCCCCATAGGCATGAAGAAAACTTTCCCCACCTTTATCGAAGAGACTGCCGAACTCTTTGATTATATAGGAATCAGCGCCGGTATACGGGGCTGTCAGATTTTCCTTGCGCCGGGAGATTTTCTAAAATTTACCGCCGCCGCCGCCGCGGATCTTACGGTAGAGACATCAAAGATGTAA
- a CDS encoding DUF362 domain-containing protein translates to MEKNEILVIYGSDPSDMAEKLAEAANLAALVGDKNKRIGLKPNLVVSRPANEGATTHPEIAAGLIAYLKKNGFNNLVILEGSWVGDSTSDAFSVCGYRKLAKDAGVELIDTQTDKARVYDCKGMKIEICDSARAVDFMINLPVMKGHCQTLLTCALKNNKGIMPDREKRRFHSEGLHKPIAHLNTVARNDFIVVDGICGDLDFEEGGNPVFAGRMFAALDPVLCDAWAANLMGLDTRDIPYIGLVEKLGVGTADITKAAIRELTPPSEHSSSAGSSTAGTSRPGGKVKQLASYIHEDSACSACYAALVFALSRLNRSELSSFKEPIAIGQGFQNKQGKIGVGRCTKSFTASCPGCPPSGADILKFLRLSD, encoded by the coding sequence ATGGAAAAGAACGAAATTCTGGTGATATATGGCAGCGATCCCTCTGATATGGCGGAAAAGCTCGCGGAAGCGGCGAATTTAGCCGCCCTTGTCGGAGATAAAAACAAACGTATAGGGCTTAAACCTAACCTCGTGGTTTCCCGACCCGCCAATGAGGGGGCCACAACCCACCCTGAGATAGCGGCAGGACTCATCGCCTATCTCAAGAAAAACGGGTTTAACAATTTGGTCATCCTCGAAGGTTCCTGGGTAGGCGATTCCACAAGCGATGCCTTTTCAGTCTGTGGGTACCGAAAGCTCGCCAAAGACGCCGGGGTAGAACTCATAGACACCCAGACCGATAAGGCCAGGGTTTACGACTGCAAGGGCATGAAAATTGAAATTTGCGACAGCGCCAGGGCAGTGGACTTTATGATTAACCTCCCGGTGATGAAAGGCCATTGCCAGACTCTCCTCACCTGCGCCCTGAAGAACAACAAGGGCATTATGCCCGACAGAGAAAAGCGCCGCTTCCATAGCGAAGGCCTCCACAAGCCCATCGCCCATCTCAATACTGTGGCCCGGAATGACTTCATTGTAGTAGACGGCATCTGCGGGGATCTCGATTTTGAAGAAGGGGGAAATCCTGTCTTTGCAGGCCGTATGTTTGCCGCCCTGGACCCGGTACTTTGCGACGCCTGGGCCGCAAACCTCATGGGCCTTGATACGAGGGATATACCCTACATAGGCCTGGTCGAAAAGTTGGGAGTAGGAACGGCAGATATTACAAAAGCAGCGATTCGTGAATTGACTCCGCCCTCGGAACATTCATCTTCCGCAGGCAGCAGTACTGCCGGAACAAGCAGGCCCGGTGGCAAAGTAAAGCAGCTCGCGTCATACATACACGAAGACAGCGCATGCAGCGCCTGTTATGCGGCGCTGGTGTTTGCCCTTTCCCGCCTGAACCGAAGCGAACTCAGCAGCTTTAAAGAACCCATAGCCATAGGCCAGGGTTTTCAAAACAAACAGGGAAAGATCGGAGTAGGCCGCTGCACTAAAAGTTTTACCGCGTCCTGTCCGGGTTGTCCCCCCAGCGGAGCGGACATCCTCAAATTTCTTCGCCTGAGCGATTAA
- a CDS encoding methyl-accepting chemotaxis protein: MLRNISIGVRIVAIIVILLLSIVALIGTIFLTAENVKNSGIADAQQVMLEGQQEKLKLGTQSMAVALGKALEGVTDRQEQHDIISAAIKDYRFEEDQSGYYFTYIGTVIFMHPTLPQREGDDLAQTADANGVYYVRELYANAQKGGGFVNFAFPKPPSMDIAPKLAYVEYIPGTDIWISTGIYIDNIDIYKAAMEQRMSEALNKRMAFIIGCVAALMILILGPLCVFTLRSILKPLKATVKAAEQLASGNLNLSISASGHDEITVLENSFLRMAQNLQTSFAAVQAKEAEARAKAEEAQRAASKIMDIAAQVENAAHDMETTVSTVSRNADGVKAGGNTQTDRINEILSSMEQLSSGVLRITDSAGTAAEKSEESNKKVEAGVSMAEESGKAMKELYTITGSLTENINKLGQQSDTIGSIMNVIADIADQINLLAMNASIEAAHAGEAGRGFAVVAGEVRKLAEKTRSAAREVDSSISEMQKLTKVNITGMDNAVSSISHVTDLSQKTAASLIEAQITVKDAMIQVQSIAASVEQQSDSSKAITSLVNDVSGIATDNNTLVTQVDQELKGLLRKSAELLELVSELRK; the protein is encoded by the coding sequence ATGTTACGAAACATTTCTATTGGCGTCAGGATAGTTGCGATTATTGTCATATTGCTTTTATCAATAGTTGCATTGATAGGAACCATATTTTTGACTGCCGAAAATGTCAAAAATTCAGGAATTGCCGACGCCCAACAGGTAATGTTAGAGGGGCAGCAGGAAAAGCTCAAGCTGGGCACCCAGTCCATGGCGGTTGCCCTGGGAAAGGCCCTGGAAGGGGTAACAGACCGGCAGGAACAGCATGATATTATCAGCGCCGCCATCAAGGATTACCGGTTTGAAGAAGATCAGTCGGGCTACTATTTTACCTACATCGGTACGGTCATCTTTATGCACCCCACCCTTCCCCAGCGGGAAGGAGACGATCTGGCCCAGACTGCCGATGCCAATGGCGTTTATTACGTGCGGGAGCTCTACGCAAATGCCCAAAAAGGCGGGGGTTTCGTCAACTTTGCCTTTCCAAAACCTCCCTCTATGGATATTGCCCCTAAACTTGCCTATGTAGAATACATTCCCGGGACGGATATCTGGATTTCCACGGGTATTTATATTGATAACATTGATATCTACAAGGCGGCTATGGAACAGCGTATGTCCGAGGCCCTAAACAAACGTATGGCGTTTATCATCGGATGCGTCGCAGCCCTGATGATCCTGATTCTGGGGCCCCTCTGCGTATTCACCCTCCGATCCATCCTTAAGCCCCTAAAGGCGACTGTGAAGGCCGCGGAGCAGCTGGCGTCGGGCAACCTGAACCTGTCAATTTCCGCTTCCGGCCATGACGAAATTACGGTACTGGAAAATTCCTTCCTGCGGATGGCCCAAAATCTCCAAACCAGCTTTGCCGCAGTACAGGCCAAGGAGGCTGAAGCCCGCGCCAAGGCTGAGGAAGCCCAAAGGGCGGCCTCCAAGATCATGGACATTGCGGCACAGGTGGAAAATGCCGCCCACGACATGGAAACCACTGTAAGCACTGTTTCCCGCAATGCCGATGGGGTAAAAGCCGGAGGCAATACCCAGACCGACCGTATCAACGAAATCCTTTCCTCCATGGAACAGCTTAGTTCCGGGGTACTGCGGATCACCGACAGCGCCGGCACTGCGGCGGAAAAGTCCGAAGAATCCAATAAAAAAGTCGAAGCCGGCGTATCCATGGCGGAAGAGTCAGGCAAGGCTATGAAGGAACTGTATACCATAACCGGCAGCCTGACAGAAAATATCAATAAATTGGGCCAGCAATCGGATACCATAGGCAGCATTATGAATGTCATCGCCGACATCGCCGATCAGATCAACCTGCTGGCCATGAACGCCTCCATCGAAGCCGCCCATGCCGGTGAGGCGGGGCGGGGCTTCGCGGTGGTTGCCGGGGAAGTCCGCAAGCTGGCGGAAAAAACCCGGTCCGCGGCCAGGGAAGTAGACAGTTCCATCTCGGAAATGCAGAAGCTTACCAAGGTAAATATAACCGGCATGGATAATGCGGTATCCTCAATATCCCACGTGACGGATCTTTCCCAGAAAACAGCGGCATCCTTAATCGAAGCCCAAATCACAGTCAAGGATGCTATGATCCAGGTCCAGTCCATTGCGGCCTCGGTGGAACAGCAGTCCGATTCAAGCAAAGCCATCACTTCCCTGGTCAACGATGTAAGCGGCATCGCTACAGACAACAATACCCTGGTAACCCAGGTTGACCAGGAACTAAAAGGTTTGCTTCGGAAATCTGCGGAATTGCTGGAACTGGTTTCTGAACTGAGGAAATAA
- a CDS encoding hybrid sensor histidine kinase/response regulator — protein MNNNTNSNVRYYRLANGLIITAIIAFMVFRVIAALSMGEYSGGLIVVGASLIVLLLIGIFIKLQKYINSALAVPLLVYFVYIIASFFMDSFTYFFAVLFIIDSIAVIYFNPKKFLQYSIITNSINIVLIYFRLPGSHFGVELPFSELMVNGVLMLAETVLQFLIILFAADKNSKSIAAENTFSTLMTTTPDMMAMVDELNCITYISDKMAAFANIKDPSLPIGRSILDLFGDMNVKMMIGEILKTRGFVEHTAEINLDGESRYFRIISDNLTGETKGRFLNITDITELVQASLEAKAASLTKNEFLANMSHEIRTPMNAIVGMSDLMRTDNLDEQQIKYFVDIKRMSRSLLSIINDILDFSKIEAGKLDVIPVHYNIRSLFAEVCSMCQFIAEGKGLQWQSDLDQDIPMVLFGDESRVRQILVNIANNAVKYTHRGFVSCKLNRVTKNKIDYLAIAVEDSGIGLRKEDIPKLFDSFQQLDVRKNRGIAGTGLGLAITHRLLDLMGGFIEVESEYGKGSCFTAYIPLIPGDTLQIENTIDSMVSAKGDVKILVVDDTPENLTVARGFLELRHFIVETCASGSEAIHMFRNRHYDLVFMDYMMPDMDGLETTKLMREWEKENGNTEAGNGTASVPIIALTANVVNEALQTVLAVGMQDLLPKPIEVRRLDTILSKWLPKDKISSEIAAPAKIDAKDSDLFLKLREIKSLNVDTGISLSGGQHEGYLKLLRQFCGGLDESIRILREGLEKEDWKSLGIKAHGIKSVLRTLGAPELGEWAYKLEIAGRDGNAAVCREETLPFTEAVLSIREKLLATGLMTAEEEIEKRKVDKETIIEKLRILAAACKRSLVSEIEEAAAELKGLSYDNETDTAIKIIHDLVDSFDHELAADRIADLVNSLESS, from the coding sequence CGCCGCCCTTTCAATGGGGGAATATTCAGGAGGCTTGATTGTTGTCGGCGCCAGCTTAATAGTCCTCCTGCTGATTGGTATTTTTATAAAACTGCAAAAATATATCAATTCGGCCCTTGCCGTCCCTCTTTTGGTTTATTTTGTCTACATAATTGCTTCTTTCTTTATGGATAGCTTTACCTACTTTTTCGCCGTTCTTTTTATCATTGACAGCATTGCGGTAATCTATTTTAATCCGAAAAAATTCCTGCAGTATTCGATCATCACCAATTCTATTAATATTGTTCTGATATATTTCCGGCTTCCGGGGTCTCACTTTGGAGTAGAGCTCCCATTTTCTGAACTTATGGTAAACGGGGTGCTGATGCTCGCTGAAACAGTGCTGCAGTTTCTGATTATCCTTTTCGCAGCGGACAAAAACAGTAAATCCATCGCGGCGGAGAATACTTTTTCGACCCTGATGACTACAACCCCGGATATGATGGCCATGGTTGACGAACTGAATTGTATAACCTATATCAGCGATAAAATGGCAGCCTTTGCCAATATCAAGGACCCCTCGCTGCCCATAGGCAGGTCCATTCTGGATTTGTTCGGCGATATGAATGTCAAGATGATGATCGGCGAAATTCTCAAAACCCGGGGTTTTGTGGAACACACCGCCGAGATAAATCTGGACGGGGAATCCCGTTATTTCAGAATCATTTCCGATAACCTCACGGGAGAAACAAAGGGACGTTTCCTCAATATCACGGACATTACGGAACTGGTTCAGGCATCCCTGGAAGCAAAGGCCGCAAGCCTTACCAAGAACGAATTCCTTGCGAACATGAGCCACGAAATCCGGACCCCCATGAACGCCATTGTCGGCATGAGCGATCTTATGCGCACCGACAACCTCGACGAGCAGCAGATTAAATATTTTGTGGATATTAAAAGAATGTCCCGGTCTCTCCTCTCCATTATTAACGACATTCTTGATTTTTCCAAAATCGAAGCTGGAAAATTGGATGTCATTCCGGTGCATTACAATATCAGGAGCCTTTTTGCCGAAGTTTGTTCTATGTGCCAGTTCATTGCCGAGGGCAAGGGGCTGCAATGGCAATCCGATCTGGACCAGGATATTCCGATGGTTCTCTTCGGCGACGAATCCAGGGTCCGCCAGATCCTGGTCAATATAGCAAACAACGCCGTCAAATATACCCACAGGGGCTTTGTCAGCTGCAAGCTCAACCGGGTGACCAAAAATAAAATAGATTATCTTGCAATCGCTGTGGAAGACTCAGGCATCGGCCTCAGAAAAGAAGATATTCCGAAACTGTTCGATTCCTTTCAGCAGCTTGATGTGAGGAAGAACCGAGGCATCGCCGGTACGGGTCTGGGGCTGGCGATTACCCATAGGCTCCTTGACCTGATGGGCGGTTTTATCGAAGTAGAAAGCGAATACGGCAAAGGCTCATGTTTTACCGCGTACATTCCTCTGATACCCGGGGATACCCTTCAAATTGAAAATACCATTGATTCCATGGTAAGCGCCAAAGGGGATGTAAAGATACTTGTGGTGGACGATACCCCCGAGAATCTCACTGTCGCCAGGGGTTTTCTGGAACTCCGTCATTTTATTGTGGAAACCTGCGCAAGCGGGTCGGAAGCGATACACATGTTCCGCAATAGGCATTATGACCTTGTCTTTATGGATTATATGATGCCCGACATGGACGGCCTTGAAACTACAAAGCTTATGCGGGAATGGGAAAAAGAGAACGGAAATACTGAAGCTGGCAACGGGACAGCTTCAGTACCCATCATCGCTCTGACCGCCAATGTGGTAAACGAAGCTTTGCAGACTGTTCTTGCCGTAGGCATGCAGGATCTTCTCCCCAAACCTATTGAAGTCCGCAGGCTGGATACGATTCTGTCCAAATGGCTGCCCAAGGACAAGATTTCATCGGAAATAGCGGCCCCCGCAAAAATTGATGCAAAAGACAGCGATCTGTTCCTGAAACTCCGGGAAATAAAAAGTCTTAACGTGGACACCGGCATTTCCCTGTCAGGCGGGCAGCATGAAGGCTATCTTAAACTCCTGCGGCAGTTCTGCGGCGGCCTTGATGAGAGCATCCGCATACTTCGGGAGGGCCTGGAAAAAGAAGACTGGAAATCCCTGGGCATTAAGGCCCACGGCATTAAAAGCGTCCTGCGTACCCTGGGCGCTCCTGAACTTGGAGAATGGGCCTATAAACTGGAAATCGCCGGCAGGGACGGAAACGCCGCTGTCTGCCGCGAAGAAACTCTCCCCTTCACCGAAGCAGTCCTGAGCATCAGGGAAAAACTGCTGGCCACGGGGCTTATGACGGCGGAAGAAGAAATCGAAAAACGAAAGGTCGATAAAGAGACCATCATTGAAAAGCTCCGTATCCTGGCCGCCGCCTGCAAAAGATCCCTGGTGTCCGAAATTGAAGAAGCCGCCGCTGAACTGAAAGGGCTAAGCTATGACAACGAGACTGACACCGCCATCAAGATAATTCACGATCTGGTTGATTCCTTTGATCATGAGCTGGCGGCGGATCGTATTGCCGATCTTGTCAACAGTCTTGAGAGTTCCTGA